From Dreissena polymorpha isolate Duluth1 chromosome 15, UMN_Dpol_1.0, whole genome shotgun sequence, a single genomic window includes:
- the LOC127860519 gene encoding cytochrome P450 2U1-like, whose translation MLEGFSVTSVGLIILVCFLVHRVLFSRNAGNLPPSPGICLPFIGHSYLMRADMRPTLARLRKQCGDVYYMKWGSVPVVILSGYDVIVDAFKKQADPFASRPKLFVLEKVTRGKGIVMASGEPWREHRRFTLGTLKDFGMGKTRLDATIQEQAALMVEEIGKHNSEPFDPKDVISAHVANVICSMVFRKQFKHDDPRFKGIIQKFDENINSAGGIANFFPWAARLPGDPLGVGRMIANSDAVHAYCADIVREHVETFDENCIDDLVSAYIRELKKHEQTNEQTTMSYEYLETLIGDLFMAGSETTTTALRWSLVCLTEYPEIQERLYREITSSIGIFRPPSVMDRSSLVHVEAFYMEVLRFCNLTIIAGMHSTSETVTLRGYTIPPDAVIIPDIGSVFRDPEIWGDPLVFRPDRFIDEHGKLIKRDEFIAFFIGKRSCVGESLARTELLLFLSSLVQRFRFESPAGEEVSMATTDGVFGMVHAPKPYRIVAVPRGG comes from the exons ATGTTGGAAGGATTTTCCGTAACGTCTGTCGGACTGATTATCTTGGTATGCTTCCTGGTTCACCGGGTTCTGTTCAGCAGAAACGCCGGAAACCTGCCGCCGTCTCCCGGCATCTGCCTTCCCTTCATCGGGCATAGCTACCTTATGCGAGCGGATATGAGGCCGACATTGGCGCGACTCCGGAAGCAATGCGGCGATGTGTATTACATGAAGTGGGGGAGCGTACCGGTCGTGATCCTCAGCGGATATGACGTCATTGTGGACGCCTTCAAGAAGCAAGCCGATCCTTTCGCATCAAGACCGAAGTTGTTCGTTTTGGAAAAGGTCACCCGAGGAAAAG GCATAGTTATGGCTAGCGGGGAACCATGGCGTGAGCACAGAAGATTCACACTTGGCACACTGAAGGACTTTGGTATGGGCAAGACCAGGCTAGACGCTACCATACAGGAACAAGCTGCGTTGATGGTCGAGGAGATAGGAAAGCACAATAGTGAACCTTTCGATCCCAAAGATGTGATTAGTGCCCACGTCGCTAACGTGATTTGCTCGATGGTGTTCCGAAAACAGTTCAAACATGACGACCCGCGATTTAAAGGAATAATACAAAAGTTCGATGAAAATATAAA CTCCGCGGGCGGCATCGCCAACTTCTTCCCGTGGGCAGCCCGCCTGCCCGGGGATCCCTTGGGGGTCGGACGTATGATCGCCAACTCGGACGCCGTGCACGCCTACTGCGCGGACATAGTACGGGAGCACGTGGAGACGTTCGACGAGAACTGCATTGACGACCTGGTCAGCGCCTACATCAGAGAGTTGAAGAAGCACGAGCAGACGAACGAGCAGACGACTATGAGCT ACGAGTATCTCGAGACACTAATCGGGGACTTGTTCATGGCCGGCTCGGAAACGACGACGACCGCGCTCCGATGGAGTCTCGTTTGCCTAACGGAATATCCAGAGATTCAAGAACGCTTGTATCGGGAAATTACAAGCAGCATCGGCATTTTCCGCCCTCCTTCCGTCATGGACCGGTCATCCTTAGTGCATGTGGAGGCCTTCTACATGGAGGTGTTAAG ATTCTGCAACTTAACAATCATCGCCGGAATGCACAGTACATCTGAAACTGTGACGCTCAGAGGTTACACTATACCACCAGACGCAGTTATTATTCCCGATATTGGATCCGTATTCAGGGATCCCGAAATATGGGGCGACCCGCTCGTGTTTCGACCCGACAGGTTCATTGACGAGCACGGAAAGCTAATCAAACGGGAtgaatttattgcatttttcattg GAAAACGCAGTTGTGTCGGGGAGTCTCTCGCACGGACCGAGCTTCTGTTGTTCCTTAGCAGCCTCGTGCAGAGGTTTCGTTTTGAAAGTCCGGCTGGGGAAGAAGTCTCCATGGCGACCACGGACGGGGTGTTCGGAATGGTGCATGCGCCGAAGCCTTACAGGATTGTAGCAGTACCTCGGGGCGGCTGA
- the LOC127860619 gene encoding uncharacterized protein LOC127860619: MHETTSTVLKCQRLEAEKKRKKLWYYDVVLDHIIGRDSPFLHGVADGVRAGSNSLFWSEEPKRKNKTSGDCIDIVNEKCKRQKSEVNHNQDNNVHQSQVLHDVDAENGQPAQLKKTDVCMTVDVYAASRGGTGSICTSRSSCTNTADSPLKSTRISTELGASECQKLVSKSKPIKISCASQVTTTVKKKASATSAQRDDSYETIQPACEYSPESTSPYSGAYLPKNKEKKL, from the exons ATGCACGAGACTACCTCAACAGTTTTAAAGTGCCAAAGACTGGAGGcggaaaagaaaagaaaaaaactttgGTATTATGATGTTGTGTTGGACCACATCATTGGCAGAGATTCGCCCTTCCTACATGGGGTTGCAG ATGGTGTTAGAGCAGGGAGTAATAGTCTGTTTTGGAGCGAAGAGCCCaagagaaaaaacaaaacaagtg gGGACTGCATTGACATTGTGAATGAAAAGTGCAAGAGGCAAAAAAGCGAGGTGAATCACAATCAAGATAATAATGTTCACCAAAGCCAAGTTCTCCATGATG TTGATGCTGAGAATGGCCAGCCCGCACAGCTGAAGAAGACAGACGTCTGTATGACTGTTGATGTCTACGCTGCTAGTCGTGGAG GCACAGGCAGTATCTGCACATCACGCAGTTCTTGTACGAACACAGCAGACAGTCCACTGAAGAGCACAAGAATCTCAACAG AACTAGGAGCATCTGAATGTCAAAAGCTTGTGTCCAAATCAAAGCCAATCAAGATAAGTTGTGCTTCTCAGGTGACTACAACAGTGAAAAAGAAGGCATCAGCAACGTCTGCACAACGGGATGACTCGTATGAAACCATTCAGCCAGCTTGTGAATACTCGCCAGAGTCAACCTCCCCTTACAGCGGCGCTTATCTGccgaaaaataaagaaaaaaaactatgA